ctagagaaaaaataaaaaaaatttatagctTATAGTTACAAAATAAATAAAGTGACTTACAACTTTATCAAACACATTGGAGGAAATGTGATATTCTTGCATTACCCAACTAGTTTCAGCACCTTGTGAAATGTTGAATACTAGGTAGTTTTTCATTCCCACTTTTTGATCAGTAGCTGAAAATATTGGTTCGGACacaccaatttccttccaaaaacCATTTTTAGTGGATCTGTTTTCCTTGTTCAGTTTTGTGAAGAAATAGTATTGGTCTTCATCATTTCCACCACACATAGCCTTACCTGTATAAACatatttatttacataatatCATAACCTTTTCAAATTTTTATCTAGCCACAATTTAACTGTGATAAATTTTAGATCAGGTGTGATAGGCAATCTTGCATACTATCAAAACGGccggaataataataataataataataataataataataataataataataataataataataataatataccaTTTAATTCCCAAGGAAGAAATAGAGAGAGATCTAGATGAGGGATGAAGTTTGAGTGGGATGGTATAAGATCAGAAGCCTTGGAATATAGAAAGTGGATGATAAGTTCTTCATCTGTTGGAGAGAAAACAAAGCCAGGAGGAAGCTTGACAATATCTCCCATTTGATGATATATTTTGACTATCATTATAATTTTGTTGTCACTATATATACATTAGAGAGAAAGAAAGATTTGGATGGAGTGTAATTattattcaaaaaagaaaaaaagaaagaatgaatGGATGGATGAAAAGACTGTGTTACGTGGAATATCATTAATTTAAATGATCAGGTCGGTATATATGCCGTTAAAGATAATCCAACCAAAGGAATGCATTAGGCCTAACAACATGATTCCAACTGGAAAAACTTCAATCATATGAGTTTGATTGAAAGGAAATAAAAAGTTGGAGTCATAATACTTATCTTTAAATATCAATAAGTATTGACCATAATCTCTGTATGCAAGAATGGACAATACAAATTATTGCTTGAACACAAACTGAAAATGTTGACAGCAAAACTAACAATGTATGATGCTCACTAAGGGATGTCAATAATCGGTGGGGCGAGGGCGCGGGATACATTTCCAGTATAATTCGTGCCTTCGAATCTATTTCTCATTCCCGCTACGGAgggattttgtcccccatccccgtGGATCTCCACGGTTCTCCACGGATCCCCAAGATTTACAAAcatgattttttaatttaaaccaaattaatagtaaaagcttcaaaaactaaccacaacgaatttaaaaattattcatttataataaatatattattttaacaatatctaatttataatattgagtgtcatgaccaccaaaatttcaaactaaaaaaaattgaaataatcatttagatcagcatggaagaattttttttgaaggattttaacaattcaaattaaatatttattgttataataatttaaaagttaaaatatattaataataaatatttatttattattttttacaaaaatagatttatttaaaaatagattttttttctttctaatactCTACTGTTTTCACACTCTCTTCAAAAACTATCACATAAAAAGTAAGAATTTGTTAGATGTATATGATAAGATAGAGATATAAGATAATAAAAATTTGGATACAACAACGATGTGTAATAAAAATTTGGATACAACAACGATGTGTAAATATTTATTCTACAATGTATTTGCTGCAtatatgattaaaatataatattattattttattatttataaacttATATACACaataaatatgtaatatatataatGTCCCATTAAAtactaaatcaaaataaatatgatatattggttaATGAAATTTTGAAGTTGATTATTGAAATTTATTCTATAAAGTTTTTGCTGCCTATATGATTAAAatatgatattattattttattatttataaacttATATACACaataaatatgtaatatatatatatatatatatatatatatatatatatatatatatatatatatatatatatatatatatatatatataatgtctaTAATGTCTCATAAaatacttaattaaaataaatatgatatattggttaatgaaattatgaagttgattaatgaaatttaaaatattggTTAATGAAGTTACGAAGTTAGTTAATCACATATTGGTAAATAGTGAAATACGGTGTGGTGTATGAAtatggtgtaagaatagcatttttCCTTTACATTATATTGTTTTTAACTGTTAATCAAATATAAGGAACATTATTCACCAATATCGTGAACAGTTAaagtattataataataaataattttaaaaataaacataaaaattacttttttaactttttttttttatttttagattaagGGGTGCCGATATAAAATTGTATGATTAAGTTAACCAACTTCATAATTTCATTAACTAAcattttatatttcattaaccaattttattttactactaaaaattattttcaatattttgatatttattaaacaaattcataattcattaaccaatattttatttttttattaaccaactttattttattatttaaaattatttttaatatatgagcATTTATAAATCAACTTTATCATTTCATTAAGCAataaccaactttgttttactattaaattatttttaatatctgagcGTTTATTATTCAACTTTATcatttcattaatcaataaccaactttgttttactattaaattatatttttaatatctgaGACTAACTTCGttattttattaaccaattttattttacaattaaaaatTATTGTTCATAATCACTATTATGTAAATATTATTGTTCACAGTCATTATTCACAAAtatattcttttatttaattaaaaaaacattgttCGTCGTATAATACGATAAACAACGTAAACAACAAATAAAAAAGATTCGACAAGTTTTGGCAGAATATATGACTGATAAGCCACCATTAAACTTGAACAAAAGTAAAGTTCATGTTGTCCATCGTCATGAAGTAGTTGGCAGGTCACTTTTGACCCGGCAGTGATACAATAAAACATTTTGGTTTGCTTTTTTATCATTTTGTGGTGTGTCATTTGAAACCTTATTTTTCCAATCCTGGAAAGAAATTAAGCCATAGTCATAGACATGCTTATCAATAGTATCAAAGTGGATTTATTCGTTGTATTTTGTTTGATAGTGATGAGAGAAAGAAGCTTTTCAATGCGAGGCCCAAAAATATCGACATGTATTATTAACCTTTTACTGCAACTCTATCAGTGACCCTCACAGATAAAGATTGAAGCTCCCATCAGCTTTTTGACATACGTACGTGTTGTTAGGCTTTGGAATTGGATATCTTACTTTCCACTATCTTCATATATTGAGATTGTGCCACTCTTTAATATTTGTTAGTAGTTGTCAAAGTGTTATCATTATAAATATTTGTAAATTAAATTGTTTATCTAAATAAAACTCTAATATAATATATCAACAAATGAATTATCCTTATGGATATTGATGATTAATGGTAGGGTACATGTGTTTAATTATCAGTATTATTGGTACCCACGAGTTTTAAATTCTTTAAGATAGAAGCAAACTCACATAATAACAAAACTCAAGGAGACAGGACCGGTCTTTTGAATTTGGTTGCCTTGAGCGAATCAAATGAGTGGTGTCcctataattttttaaacaataaacacataaggataaaagaaataattggataaaaaatacatttttcatttgacattgtgcaaaaataatacaagtatggatctttAAATCAATGTTTAtgctacatcaaaacataaaccactataaagatacttcttcttatttaaatatcatcctcttatcattttttgttgcaaaatcattaatactttgttcataatcaaggttcttcaaaaaattattttcaattgaaatcaatgcaagactatttaatctatcttgtgacatagtagatctcaaataagattttaataattttaatttagaaaaacttctctcaccagatgcaacactgatatgaatagtcaatattattctataagctatgcatgcattaggaaaacaattaaaagtctttaaagaactcaaCATCATATAGCTTAAttttgattcaagtgttaaaactTCTCAAATAACTTTTaaatcttcaaacaaaattttaccATCAAGAGcaagagaatcgtcatgtttaaacaagtttcaagatgtttataacatgctttcaagtctctatcaaataatgatctaagcctttcaatactaaacaaaaattcaaaaatattttcatatgtgatatactgctcaaatcttctatcaagtgagctAATTGTTtaatctacaatatataagaaatagtgaTTTCAAAAAGACTCTTCAAgagactcaagattcagttgtgtgggttAAGATGGATTTTCATCATTGTGTTGTTTTCTACGAATTTAAcatttttgaataaacacacatttAATCTCCATTTCATTCCCAATCTTTTCAGCACTAGCCTTAGCATTCACAAATCCAGATTCTCTATATTcctttattaattttgactttgtagtgcCCCTATATATTTGTTagccagtatttttcaaaaaaataaattttatcaaatattattgtaatagaaaattctcttttaatatatatagcaataaaaaaatttggtgcccttaaaattatggggccctgggctcccgccccgtgagcccgtgctcagggccacccctgcaAGGAGAATACAAACTGATTTAGACAAGTATTTGGATAGGCTATATCTATTGAGAAACTCCACGATTAAATTTTAACAAGAACATCGAAGCACAGAAAAGTGACGAGGAGTAAAGTGGACACAATTCGACTAGCATGAAGAAGACAATCACCACCATCAACCCTTCAATTACATTTTAGCTGGATGCAATCGTTTGTATCATAATTGTTGTGAAAACGACGGTATTTGGACTTATTCATATGGACGGTTTCACTAACCAGCTACCGGTACCTTATCTCGGCTTCTTTAAATAGTGTTTGTACATTCCTTCACGATTCTCTCTCTTGAAGTGTTCAAGGGAGTCTAAGCATCAAACCTAGGGCGGGTTCGTGCTCGTTTTCTTCTCTGATGGACAGCTAAGTCTTACAATTTCTCATACTCGGCTAACCTCGACAGCCAAGAGCTTCTCTTCATAGTTGATAAAGGTTTACACGCTACTCAACAAGTCCTTTAATTTGTGGGCCTCTTTGCGTCCTAATTTTTCAAGGAACACACAGTCTAATCTCTGGCCCCTTTCAAAGATTCAACACTTTGCGCTTTCGTCTGAGCCTCCAACAGCCACAACCACTTTTATGAAGCAATCAATGTATCCGCGCACGGTTTCTTTCTTACTTTATGTGATTCTGCTGAGCACGACCATGATAGTCGGTTGCCTCTTCTTGGTGGTGAAGTGGGTAGTGAAAGCTTCGCATAAGTTAGCCCAAGAGTATATACATCAATATAGAAAGGATTTGTACATGGCCAGGGTTGATCCTATTAGGAAGAGTGCACAGAGTTTACTCTTCACGATTCAGTCGGAATGATATTAGTCCATATGGCCATTACATGCTCAATATGTTCATCTAGATCTTCGGACTTGTTGTAACTCTAGAGCTTCAGCGGTTTCTCCAATGACTTTGGGATTCTTCTATCTAAGATGCAAGCGGATATGGACTTTTTCGTATGTTTCTAGATGAGAGTGTCTTTCTCATATCTTTCTCTCCTTTGAGGATGAAAAAATTCAGGAGGAGTATGGCTACCTTTTCCTCCTTCGCGATCACGGGAAGGAGTCTAGTGCATGTGTTATCAGCGTCTTGGCGACTTCTGGATTTCTTTTGGATCCCTTCTCAGCTCAGTGATGGCGGTTTGGTTCTTATGTGAATTCGCCTCTTGTACAATGGTATTCTTCAGATTTGCATGGTGTAAGCTTTCTTTGGTTCAGAATAATCTCTCTGCTATGGCTTGAGAGTTCTGATGTCGCACCATTTGGTATACACTTTTCAGTAGGTCATTGGCTTTCTGTACTTCGAGCTTAGCCTTTAGTAGTTGAAGTTCGGGAAGCATTTCTTGTCGGGGCATTGTAGGCATTGGTGGAGGTTTGATTGATTGCTTGCCCTGGTGAAAATGGAGTGCAGATCTAAGAAACAACTGAGGTTGAAATGATCCTTGACTTATCCTAGTTCATACAAGATATTGTGGTAGAGAAACAGATGGAATAGTCTGTAGAACTTGACCGTTCTTCATTTAAGGAGGAGGTGGAGGATTTCTGGCTACCTTAATAACAACAACGGTTTGTCGTTAGACGACTAAGCAAGTAGATTTGGAAGGCGCCATCATTGACAGATTTGATGGAGGATTTGAGGGATGAGAGTTTGAATCTCCCATAAATGATCAAGAAAGAGTTATGTGTTTCAACCAAAGGAGATATAGATTTCTAACGGAAGATATTCGATTGAATAGAGAAAAATTTGATATTGGAAAATTGTAGGAATGAGGAGTTGATTCCCACATATGGCCCCAATGTTTTGTGTTGGAACTAGAGTTGATCGAAAAGTATGGATTTATTCTTTTTGTTGTGGTTTAAATCTTCCAATACGAGGGAGAAGAGATTGGCATGGAAAGTTAGCACTTCAATGCTCAAGTTAGAATGAGATCAAAAAAAGGTGTTTAATTAAGAAAGGTTTTAGATAACTGTGAAGTGGTGTTTTTTCCTCTTTAAATAAGAGAAAGGGTTGGTAACCGCATGCGGTCAACCGTTGGATTGATCTAGGTAGTTAGCATGACATTCGCTTGAAGGTTTTCCTTTTCAATAGAGAGAAACGGTCTACATTTTCTGCATTCAATATCTTGTTGCTTCATCATTGGACCTTTGTCTTTCGAGCCTTGTAGATGACCTGAAATAGTTTCCACATAAGTCCTTGTTTCTACTTTGCAGGGCGAGGCTTTGTGACACGTATCTTTACTCGGCCACGAAATCCATGAATGTGGAAGTCCTAGAAGTGATGTTGTCGTTCTTGGGAATAGGCACATTAAATAGCTTTCTTATAAGACGTGACGCGGTGCGGGGAATGACGGACACGTCTCCCTACGCTAGTAAATAAGGGAGATTTTCCTCCTTTAGAGTATTCATGcgctttaaaaaaaatttctggAAAATCTAAACCATTTGGTGGCGCGTAGTGGATCATACAATCCTTAATACCTGAATTGGGAATAAAGATTTTTGAAACATCATTTTTACCTTTTTTTTGTCAATGATATGCGATTAAAGTATTTCTGCCTCCTTTGTCATTCTTCTCTAAGAGCGTTTTGGCTTCAACATTGGATTAAGTTCAGACAATTTTTTTGTTGACGCTGGTATTACATGTTTGAGTTTTCCTTTCTCTGAGTCCCGAAGTTCAATGTTCTTTCACTCTTGTTCCTCTTTGCTAGGGTTTTGAAGATAGTGATAGTTCGAGCCTGCTTGCTTTGTTACACCTGTATTAAATTCTTTTCACAACATATTTTTTATCATGGTGATAGTGTCAACCTCATCCAAGAGGTCTGTAAGGATATTTCAGGTGATTGGGTGGATCCCTACATATTGGGGATTGCTTCCGCTTTTGTCCATGTTAATTTTTTGACCAAGAGTGTTTCCCCCAGATGGAGATAAGAGGATATGAAACTGATACGATGGAAGTGTTATCCCTTTTTTATGAATGCCTACTCTCTCTTATAGGTTATCCTCTCTCCTAAGCCCCTAGAACTTTTTTGACACACTACGCCTCCTAGACTGCACATATGCCTGCGTGTCTGCCACAAGAAATTTATGGATTAGGTTTTGTGAGGGGTTAAGCCCCTAGCAAATTAGCGAGGTGGCAAGCCTCACAAATAATTTGTGATGACCTGTTTAGCTAGGGGATCATCCCCTTGAAAAAATCTGTTTTGTGAGGATTTTTTGCCTTGGTGAGGGGTTTAACCACTGGCTAAACAGtctttttcttgtagtgatactTCTTTTAACATGAAGCTTTTTATTATCACACTTTCATCATTTGATGGTGAGAGATTTGTCATGTGGAAAGCAAGAATGCTAATTTTCATTAAAgttattgatttttaattatgAGATTTTGTTATAAATGGTTGTTCCTACTCATTTTGGTAATAATGAAGTACTAAATAAATCGAGTAATCTTTGGACCACGAAAGATAAGAGAAAAGTTAAACTAGATTTTAAATACAAGTTCTTGATAATGAGTGCTTTAAACACTATAGAGTACTTCTATATGTTTAACTATAATACTATCAAAAAAGTATAGGACACTCTTGAATTGATCTATGGCGATTTTCTCGAGATCAATCAAAAGAGAATGAACATGTCTATTCAAGAAGATGAAACATAGAGTGAAAGTTAATATCATCTTTAAAGATGGTTCTCGAACATTGAAATCCTTGGAAGTTATTTCAAAAAATTTGTTTCTAACAAATATCTTAGATTCAAGAATTGGTGTTAGAAAATTGATTGAGTACTTGATTCAAAAGGTAGAAAGGTTTATGATGAATTTCAAGAAAAATCCAAGAATAAGGAAATCATCCTGAAACTTAAAGAGTTAATCCAATTACTAAAATATGAAGAAAAGAGTTCAAGTACATTCGAAGAATCTTCATCATCCTTATCTTCATCAAAAGAGCTACATGGAGAAAATGTTGAAAGATCAACACCAAAAATATCATATAAAAGAATTTCCATTGTGTATGAAGGATCTTCTGAGTAATCATCATCTAGCAGAATATTTGGAGAATCATCATCGAGAAGAGTTTTTGCAGAAACCTCAAATTCATCGACCACAGATTCGTGAAGAGATACCTGTAAAGATTTATTCAATGCTTCATCCAAAAGTTCATATGAAAATTCACAGGAAACATCTTCGAGAAGATCATGAAAGGAACGTGTATGCTTTGATAGGGGGTAAATGCATCATTTTTCTTGCTTGTTTTATTTCCATTATTATGGGTGTTTGCATCATTTTAGCTCTCTTTTTGGCATTTTTTACTTCCTTTTTTGTTTTTCAGGTAATAAGAGGTCAACAGATCGAATCGGGACGAAAAAATCTGAAGATCACACGAAACAGAGCGCTTCAAGTACAAAATTCACGAGATCAACACGGTTTGGTTGTGTCCCATAACTCGGGCTCTGTTGGCCCCTTTGAAGTACGCACATAGAAGAAACTTGAGGCTGACACGATCaccccgtgttgcctgacacagCCCGTGTCAGCACTCACGTAGTTACTAAACTTTTGATCTTTGGATGGATTTTGTACCTTTTGGCATTTGTTACTCCCATTTCTTTCATTATTAGCTATTAGTGGAAGTAAAGTACGAAATTAGTGCCAATTATGAGTCACTTGGCTTGGATTACTATAAGAAAAAGCTTAGGCATCAAACAAAAAAGGGGGGGAAACACCTAAGGGTGACACTTAAGGAGGATCTGTCATCTTTCACTATCTCTTCTCAAAACAATTGTTATCTTTCTTTGCTTAAGTTCTAAATATTGTTCCTCGTAATTTATGAATATTAGATATTATAATCTTGTCTTTATCTTTATTTCCTTGTGATATTGCTCTACTACTCTTCAATTATTTACCTTTCTTGCAATGTTTTTTAGCTTATTCATTATTATTGTTCATCTCATCATGAGTGAGTAGATCCTTAGGGACATGGGGTTATGAGAATCCTTCTCATGACAAACCCctactaaattatttatttttaattatgataAGCAAAAGTTATTTTATTCTAAAATTTGAGTACCAATCCACGTTTACGTCAGTTGCGAAAGCAAAGTCAAAACAGTGTTGATCATGTATCGAAAGATAATGATTTGACATCCTACAGAAAATTACCGAACAACTGAGTTCGAGGAACAACTGAGATGGTGACTTGATCTTAGATGAGAAACAATTGAGAATGCGGCATCACGTGACAAGGCATACACTCTTGATTGACATACATAGTTGTGCGTGAAACACGTTCAGATGCGCGTGCCACAAAAGTGGGTGTCACGCAAATTTAtctaattttctataaaatagcTTAGAACTTCTCACAATGAAAACATGAATAATTTTAGGGGTGTGTCTTGATGGATAATCATAATCTCTgtcctatttttattatttcttaattttcattttcaatcTGCAGTCACACAAACCATTCTCGATCACTTTAGATAAACATTATTGAAGAAAAATTGGTAATCAC
This genomic window from Vicia villosa cultivar HV-30 ecotype Madison, WI unplaced genomic scaffold, Vvil1.0 ctg.002312F_1_1, whole genome shotgun sequence contains:
- the LOC131638416 gene encoding NAC domain-containing protein 104-like, which gives rise to MIVKIYHQMGDIVKLPPGFVFSPTDEELIIHFLYSKASDLIPSHSNFIPHLDLSLFLPWELNGKAMCGGNDEDQYYFFTKLNKENRSTKNGFWKEIGVSEPIFSATDQKVGMKNYLVFNISQGAETSWVMQEYHISSNVFDKVGENWSEWVLCKVYEVEKNMYPEQGYSDDDRESSGTELSWQDQVFLSLDLDIDMEGGITMNQY